Part of the Candidatus Campbellbacteria bacterium genome is shown below.
TTCAGATTCCATTTCTATTTCTACCTCAAACCTGCAAGTCCCCGCCCTTATCACTGCAGGAAACGACACCGTGATTGACGCGGGAGGTGACGGGACAGCACTCTCATTTGATTCTTCTGGTGGTGGTCCGGTGAAGTCAAACGTCCCTTTTGCCATCCCGTCTGCCGCAACCCTTCCTGCCTGTTCCAGCGGTATTGCACCTGCCGGATTTGCTGCGCTTATGTTGGATACAACCGGCCCCGACTTATGTTTCTGTAACGGTACTTCCTGGGCACCCGTTGATGGGACGGGCACGTGCTCGTAATTTGTAATTTATTAAGGTGGCATTTATAAACAAAAATCACGCTTTGTGTCTGTAACAGTACTGCGTATGTGTTAGTTTCAGATACAGTAACGGCTTGTACTTTTAACGCAAACTAATTACATTAATACACACCAGATATGAAACATATACAAACTCTTGTTTTTGTGGCGATGTTATTTGTTTGTGGTTTTGTTCTTACTCCAAAAACATACGCGACGTTTGACGAGGTCACACTTGAAACAGCGGCGATTATTACCGTTGGTGTGTACGATTTAACTATCTATGGAAGCAGTGCCGAAATCGCAAGTATAACCGTTGATGAAAATGATTTTTCAGTTACCATCGAGAATGGTTCCGCTATTGTCGTTGCTTCAGCGGATAGGGTTGCTTTTTCACACGACGGGAATGCACTGTATGTAACAAGTGAAGTATGTAGTGATACCGAATCTCGCCTTGGTCTTGCTTCTGCAAGCGACACCACAACAATAACAGTTACTCCTTCAGGAACGTGTACATCTGAATCCGTGGGTGGGGGTTCTTCAGGAAGGAGACATGTTCTTGTTCCTCAAAATACCCAAACACTTCTCGAACAGTTCCAACTGCAGCTGATTGAGCTTCTCAAACAATATCTTGCGTTACTCGTGGCCTCGATGCACTAGTTGGTAGCCCCGACGCTACGGTCGGGGTCCCGACTGAAACGTCGGGAAAAGTAGAAAGCAAAAACACTCGGCATACTGCCGAGTGTTTTTTGTTGAAACCTATTTGAGGGCGCCGACTTTCTTGAGGGCGGCATACGCACCATTTTTGCGAATTGTTTTCATGCCACGGTTTGACACGACAACGTGTACACTTTTTCCGAGTTCAGGAATAAAAAGCTTGCGCTTCTGTAAGTTGGCCTTTCGGCGCTTCTTACCTCGTTTTACGCCAGGGTTAAACTGTGTCGCACGTGTTCTGTTGCTGTAGCGACCAGCGGTTAGTGTTGTTGCTCCTGTTATTACGCATTCTTTGGACATAAATCATTTATGAGAAATTTGACTTTATTGAAACTTGATACTAGCACAGTAAAATGTGCCAGTCAAAGCCCAAAATCCAAAGCACAAAGCTCAAAAAATGACAAACGAAGTTCAACAAGAGAAGAAAATATTTGATTTAGAAGAACGAAGTAGGACATTTGCAATGAATGTTCGACATTTTACGTCCACTCTTCAAAAAACTCAGGCAAATATAGAGGACGGTAAACAACTCGTCAGGTCGTCAGGATCAGTGGGGGCTAATTACATTGAGGCAAATGAGTGTTTGAGTCGTAAAGATTTTGTTTTTCGTATACGAATTTGTCGTAAAGAATCTCGAGAAAGTAGCTATTGGCTTAGCCTTATTTCAATTAACACCGAGGAACTCGAAGGAGTCCGAAAACGCTTATACCGTGAGTCGTTGGAACTTGCTCGAATATTTAGTACTATCATGTGGAACACTGAAGCCAAAATAAAATCTTCTAAATAATTTTTTTGGATTTTGTACTTTGAGCTTTGTGCTTTCCTCATCATGTCTGAAACCATTATTGTTATTGCTATTGTAATGTTGTCTGTCGTTTTGCACGAAGTGGCGCATGGCTACATGGCAAATGCATTAGGCGACCCGACCGCACGACTCGCTGGTCGTCTCACACTCAATCCAATTTCTCACCTTGACCTCATTGGTTCTATTATTGTTCCAACCGTCACATGGCTTTCGGGAGGATTTATTTTTGGATGGGCAAAACCGGTTCCATACAATCCGTACAATTTGCGTGCGGGGAAGTGGAGCGAAGCGTACGTTGCCCTTGCTGGTCCTGCAACCAATCTTCTCCTTGCTCTTATTTTTGGTTTACTCGTTCGTTTTGCGGGAGGGGTACTTCCTCAGGGCGTTCTCTCTGTCGCAGTTCTTGTTGTGGTGACCAATATTGCGCTGATGGTATTTAACCTTATCCCTGTACCACCATTGGATGGTTCAAAGGTGCTTATGGCTGTACTCCCACTCCAGTGGGCATCACGTTTTCAGCAAATTGAACGATTTGGGTTTATTTTTGTGTTTATTGTGGTTATCGTCGGATGGCGTTTCATTGCGCCCCTCGTCGGCTTCTTGTTTACCCTTATTACCGGCATTTCTTTTTAAATCAGGCGGGTCCCCCAAGGGGATTGCGATTTGCAACCCTGCTGTGCAGGGGCAAATCGGGAACTTGCACGAGGGCTCTTTCTATAGTATTCTCCCTGAAGCCGCTCCTGCGCCTGCCTGCCGGCAGGCAGGGATTTTTTAAACCGGACCCCGCACTCTCAGAGTGGTAGGGGAAAGAAAAAAAGAGTGCGGGATGACGACTTTGAAAGTCTCGCCTCGCTCACTAACAAAGTCAGCCACATGTCTACAATCAACCAACTCATACGAAAGAAT
Proteins encoded:
- a CDS encoding 50S ribosomal protein L28, encoding MSKECVITGATTLTAGRYSNRTRATQFNPGVKRGKKRRKANLQKRKLFIPELGKSVHVVVSNRGMKTIRKNGAYAALKKVGALK
- a CDS encoding four helix bundle protein; this translates as MPVKAQNPKHKAQKMTNEVQQEKKIFDLEERSRTFAMNVRHFTSTLQKTQANIEDGKQLVRSSGSVGANYIEANECLSRKDFVFRIRICRKESRESSYWLSLISINTEELEGVRKRLYRESLELARIFSTIMWNTEAKIKSSK
- a CDS encoding site-2 protease family protein, coding for MSETIIVIAIVMLSVVLHEVAHGYMANALGDPTARLAGRLTLNPISHLDLIGSIIVPTVTWLSGGFIFGWAKPVPYNPYNLRAGKWSEAYVALAGPATNLLLALIFGLLVRFAGGVLPQGVLSVAVLVVVTNIALMVFNLIPVPPLDGSKVLMAVLPLQWASRFQQIERFGFIFVFIVVIVGWRFIAPLVGFLFTLITGISF